The Candidatus Rokuibacteriota bacterium genome includes a region encoding these proteins:
- a CDS encoding HEPN domain-containing protein produces MPTKEQHLQQAQHNEAYLATFDLAQSPYLDWAATAAFYSALHYLRALMARYGYTNISGYGDMDKAFERLSVLKSSTDVHDSYRQLKDDSRSARYDMWKPTGADVVDLRDEMVKIRDFVVPRL; encoded by the coding sequence ATGCCCACGAAGGAGCAGCACCTTCAACAGGCACAGCACAACGAGGCGTATCTCGCGACCTTTGACCTGGCCCAGTCCCCGTACTTGGACTGGGCTGCTACCGCCGCCTTCTACTCGGCCTTGCACTACCTGCGGGCGTTGATGGCGAGGTACGGGTACACGAACATCTCGGGATACGGTGACATGGACAAGGCGTTCGAGCGACTCTCAGTCTTGAAGAGCAGCACAGACGTTCACGACTCGTACAGGCAACTCAAGGATGACTCCCGGTCAGCCCGCTACGACATGTGGAAGCCGACCGGGGCTGATGTTGTAGACCTGCGTGACGAGATGGTGAAGATCCGAGACTTCGTGGTGCCCAGGCTCTGA
- a CDS encoding type II toxin-antitoxin system Phd/YefM family antitoxin → MEEISISKFKTTCLAVLDRVRGTRKPVLITRFGEAVAEVVPPSAGRPPERWLGALKSSGRIRGDVVSPVLDAKDREALRSTWTGSRLDRPRRRAGRGAPPRRSA, encoded by the coding sequence GTGGAGGAAATCTCGATCTCGAAGTTCAAGACGACCTGTCTCGCCGTCCTCGATCGCGTTCGCGGGACGCGGAAGCCGGTCCTCATCACTCGGTTCGGAGAGGCGGTCGCCGAAGTGGTGCCTCCCTCGGCCGGGCGCCCGCCGGAACGCTGGTTGGGAGCCCTGAAGTCCAGCGGGCGAATCAGGGGGGATGTCGTGTCTCCGGTGCTGGACGCGAAGGACCGGGAAGCACTGCGCTCGACCTGGACCGGTTCCCGGCTCGACAGGCCGCGACGCCGCGCCGGCCGCGGCGCCCCGCCGAGGAGGAGTGCATGA